One part of the Lysobacterales bacterium genome encodes these proteins:
- a CDS encoding ABC transporter ATP-binding protein, translating into MTTQTALLKLEDIAKVFYTDEVETHALSGVHFNIQRGEYVSISGPSGCGKSTLLSILGLLDTPTSGVYDLNGVPVQDISASERARIRNKEIGFIFQAFNLIGDLSVFENVELPLTYRDGVSKAERRDRVQHALERVGMAHRLKHYPAQLSGGQQQRVAVARALVGQPSLLLADEPTGNLDSKNGEAVMALLDELHQSGSTICMVTHDARYADFAQRKICMFDGRIVDEDTLHRLRREEEARLDAQIARARAGHVAGV; encoded by the coding sequence CATCGCCAAAGTCTTCTACACCGACGAAGTCGAGACCCACGCGCTGTCGGGCGTGCACTTCAACATCCAGCGCGGCGAGTACGTGTCGATCTCGGGGCCCTCGGGCTGCGGCAAGTCGACCCTGCTGTCGATCCTCGGCCTGCTGGATACGCCGACCTCGGGCGTGTACGACCTGAACGGCGTGCCGGTGCAGGACATCAGCGCGTCCGAGCGCGCGCGCATCCGCAACAAGGAGATCGGCTTCATCTTCCAGGCCTTCAACCTGATCGGTGATCTGTCGGTGTTCGAGAACGTCGAGCTGCCGCTCACCTACCGCGATGGCGTGTCGAAGGCCGAGCGCCGCGATCGCGTGCAGCACGCGCTCGAACGCGTCGGCATGGCGCATCGCCTGAAGCACTACCCGGCCCAGCTCTCCGGCGGTCAGCAGCAGCGCGTGGCGGTCGCGCGTGCGCTGGTCGGCCAGCCCTCGCTGCTGCTCGCCGACGAACCCACCGGCAACCTCGACAGCAAGAACGGCGAGGCGGTGATGGCCCTGCTGGATGAGCTGCACCAGTCCGGCTCAACCATCTGCATGGTCACCCACGACGCCCGCTACGCCGACTTCGCCCAGCGCAAGATCTGCATGTTCGACGGCCGTATCGTCGACGAGGACACCCTGCATCGCCTGCGCCGCGAGGAAGAAGCCCGTCTGGACGCGCAGATCGCCCGCGCCCGCGCCGGCCACGTCGCGGGGGTCTGA
- a CDS encoding ABC transporter permease codes for MTALTAIWGEALRLLRARPLGNAAVVLVLALGLVAVMCVSAISALVMDAAPDTLPGERLFGFGVGGSAAQARSLPGSEALALRRELPGLERTVLLRAVEFNLAAASGDALRSERVSGALLDGDPFALLGWPMAMGRGFSAEDFAADAPAVVVIGDALWRSRFNADPSVIGRSLRIDGAPAVLVGVLPPQRAYPFQQQIYRPVNLAASPSLHSRYWQTLVRIDEPSALPATRAAFAAAQAERERLEGAAAKHEALHFGSLWGAASGPQTELLVLVLAAVVGLVMLMAATNAGGLLLVQWLGRARELATRRALGAGALRIGAGLLLQGLLLVGLAWVLALLLSDRILDALSRYFWSVESGMPLYVELQLSAQVLAISAAAALLAVLLLTVPTLMRLRGAGALAELRSGTRSTSRMLSRFSRGLFALQALLAVVTVLATLQAALGAHAQQTRSIGLDTGAVLVAQFNGADLDARAAFSERLQQRLRAEPGVSAVSVSNHIPLAVVSRPDLELGERRVNVDLAPVDAGFAEVYGLPLRRGRWFSEDEIAQQRRVAVIDPALAAALFEGRDGIGESFTRDVGGESVRYQVIGLSEELRLAEAVGADRPSVFLPMPPRSGAELALALRLEGDIEAFVPRLQALAAELDPDFALAEIGSFAERRARANEWAQMVLGMFAPLGLLALVLATTGLSALLGSLVNERIREIGLRRALGASGLSLGRGLLGGLGLWGAVGALLGVAAAVALVDPLSQSLYGESQVGAVAIAATLLSLLLALAVGVAGPLGRALRIDPLTALRSD; via the coding sequence ATGACTGCGCTCACCGCTATCTGGGGCGAAGCGCTGCGCCTGCTGCGCGCGCGGCCGTTGGGCAACGCCGCGGTCGTGCTGGTGCTGGCCTTGGGTCTCGTTGCGGTCATGTGCGTCAGCGCGATCAGCGCGCTGGTGATGGATGCCGCACCCGACACGCTTCCCGGTGAGCGCCTGTTCGGCTTTGGCGTCGGCGGCAGCGCCGCGCAGGCGCGCAGCCTGCCCGGCAGCGAGGCGCTGGCGCTGCGGCGCGAGTTGCCGGGGCTTGAGCGCACGGTTCTGCTGCGCGCCGTCGAGTTCAACCTGGCCGCCGCCAGTGGCGATGCCTTGCGCAGCGAGCGCGTCAGCGGCGCGCTGCTGGATGGCGATCCCTTCGCCCTGCTGGGCTGGCCGATGGCGATGGGCCGCGGCTTCAGCGCCGAAGACTTCGCCGCCGATGCGCCGGCCGTGGTGGTAATCGGCGATGCGCTGTGGCGCTCGCGCTTCAATGCCGACCCCTCGGTCATCGGCCGCAGCCTGCGCATCGATGGTGCGCCTGCGGTGCTGGTCGGTGTGCTGCCGCCGCAGCGCGCCTATCCCTTCCAGCAGCAGATCTACCGGCCGGTGAATCTCGCTGCTTCGCCCAGCCTGCACAGCCGCTACTGGCAGACCCTCGTGCGCATCGATGAGCCCAGCGCGCTGCCGGCGACCCGCGCGGCGTTTGCGGCGGCGCAGGCCGAGCGCGAGCGCCTGGAGGGCGCCGCGGCCAAGCACGAAGCGCTGCACTTCGGTTCGCTTTGGGGCGCGGCCTCCGGCCCGCAGACCGAGCTGCTGGTGCTGGTGCTGGCGGCGGTGGTCGGTCTGGTCATGCTGATGGCGGCGACCAATGCCGGCGGCCTGCTGCTGGTGCAGTGGTTGGGCCGCGCGCGTGAGCTGGCGACGCGGCGGGCGCTGGGTGCCGGCGCGCTGCGCATCGGCGCGGGCCTGCTGCTGCAGGGGCTGCTCCTGGTCGGCTTGGCCTGGGTGCTGGCCCTGCTGTTGAGCGATCGGATTCTGGATGCGCTGTCGCGCTACTTCTGGAGCGTCGAGAGCGGCATGCCCCTGTATGTCGAACTGCAGCTGTCGGCCCAGGTGCTGGCGATCAGCGCCGCCGCTGCGCTGCTGGCGGTGTTGTTGTTGACCGTGCCGACCCTGATGCGTCTGCGTGGCGCCGGTGCCCTGGCCGAGCTGCGCAGCGGCACGCGTTCGACCAGCCGGATGCTGTCGCGCTTCAGCCGCGGCCTGTTCGCCCTGCAGGCCCTGCTGGCGGTGGTCACCGTGCTCGCCACCCTGCAAGCCGCGTTGGGCGCGCATGCCCAGCAGACGCGGTCGATCGGGCTCGACACCGGGGCGGTACTCGTAGCGCAGTTCAACGGCGCCGACCTCGATGCCCGCGCCGCTTTCAGCGAGCGCCTGCAGCAGCGGCTGCGCGCCGAGCCGGGCGTGAGCGCGGTGAGCGTGTCCAACCACATTCCGTTGGCGGTGGTGAGCCGGCCTGATCTCGAACTCGGCGAGCGCCGCGTCAATGTCGATCTGGCGCCGGTCGATGCCGGTTTTGCCGAGGTCTATGGCTTGCCCCTGCGCCGCGGGCGCTGGTTCAGCGAGGACGAGATCGCCCAGCAGCGCCGCGTGGCGGTGATCGATCCCGCGCTGGCCGCAGCCCTGTTCGAGGGCCGCGACGGCATCGGCGAGAGCTTCACCCGCGACGTGGGCGGCGAGAGCGTGCGCTACCAGGTGATCGGCCTCAGCGAAGAGCTGCGGCTGGCCGAGGCGGTCGGCGCGGATCGCCCCAGCGTGTTCCTGCCGATGCCGCCGCGCAGCGGGGCCGAACTCGCGCTGGCGCTGCGTCTTGAGGGCGATATCGAAGCCTTTGTGCCGCGACTGCAGGCGCTGGCTGCCGAGCTCGATCCGGACTTCGCGCTGGCCGAGATCGGCAGCTTCGCCGAGCGCCGCGCGCGCGCCAACGAATGGGCGCAGATGGTGCTCGGGATGTTCGCCCCGTTGGGCCTGCTCGCCCTGGTGCTGGCTACCACCGGCCTGTCGGCCCTGCTCGGCAGCCTGGTCAACGAGCGCATCCGCGAGATTGGCCTGCGCCGCGCGCTGGGTGCGTCCGGGCTCAGCCTTGGTCGTGGCCTGCTGGGCGGACTGGGCCTGTGGGGCGCCGTCGGCGCGCTGCTGGGCGTTGCCGCGGCGGTGGCCCTGGTCGATCCGCTCAGCCAGAGCCTGTACGGCGAGAGCCAGGTCGGCGCAGTGGCGATCGCCGCGACCCTGCTCAGCCTGCTGCTGGCGCTCGCCGTGGGCGTGGCCGGTCCGCTGGGGCGCGCGCTGCGAATCGATCCTCTGACCGCGCTGCGCAGCGACTGA
- a CDS encoding ABC transporter permease translates to MTLLSEIRQSLRSLLRQPGFLFTAVLTLALGVGAVTAVSSVVYGVLLKPLPYPQAERIVEVLRVQENYGGPVSRPLYFDWREATRGQFEALAATNGGIGTLRIGDAAERRISYRVSPEFWTVMGLPPLLGRWFGQAEEDSGEKVAVLSHALWQQRFGGRSEVIGERIELNGEAWTVIGVAPAAMRLPEGAELYLPTHLPLSGSDRGTSYLRLIGRVADGITQTQVDAAMSALNARLAETHPDDHAKLGARLKPLRDSLGAHLQDALWSLFVASLLVLLIACANLANLLLARASQRRAEYAVRAALGAARGRLLRAALVEALLIGVLGAIGGALIAAAGVPLLLAGAPDLLPAQAEVALDWRVLAACLALSLGTLLLFALLPARRAANVPPAGSLGEAGRGPAAGRHGGRARRALVVAEVALALTLLAGAGLMIESLRRLGEVNTGVRTEGVLTASVVLNVPAGPDGEGWEDSYRRHTLSIAPKLDAVLAAVAALPGVEAVGVSDSLPLSAMDNYSSGVRVIGSEPVEGQEPGANWRFVNPDYFAAVGVLIEQGRALQDSDARAGELPQTVLVNASFARRFMGEGDPVGRQIEFLGGPKTVVGVVADARHFGADREPTPEVYMHHHQAVQEQFFLALRVRGEPMALAEPLRRALQTLDPAMPVSSIRPFERLAAELNQLRQFRLQLMAIFSAVALSLAAIGLYGVISYGVQQRRQELGIRMSLGADARHLLGLLLRQGLGLLLAGLALGAVGAVLLGRSLSTQLFGVGSVEPGVLLTVAGVLGAVGLAACLIPSLRAVRADPVQSLRGA, encoded by the coding sequence ATGACCCTGTTGAGCGAGATCCGTCAGAGTCTGCGCAGCCTGCTGCGCCAGCCCGGCTTTCTGTTCACCGCCGTACTCACGCTGGCGCTTGGCGTCGGCGCGGTCACTGCGGTGTCCAGCGTGGTCTACGGCGTGCTGCTCAAGCCCCTGCCGTACCCGCAGGCCGAGCGCATCGTCGAGGTGCTGCGCGTGCAGGAGAACTACGGCGGCCCGGTTTCGCGGCCGCTGTACTTCGACTGGCGCGAAGCCACGCGCGGCCAGTTCGAGGCGCTGGCCGCGACCAACGGCGGCATCGGCACCCTGCGCATCGGCGACGCCGCCGAGCGTCGTATCAGCTATCGAGTCAGCCCCGAATTCTGGACGGTGATGGGCCTGCCGCCGCTGCTCGGCCGCTGGTTCGGACAGGCTGAGGAGGACAGCGGCGAGAAGGTCGCCGTGCTCTCGCATGCGCTGTGGCAGCAGCGGTTCGGCGGCCGCAGCGAGGTGATCGGCGAGCGTATCGAACTGAACGGCGAAGCCTGGACGGTGATCGGCGTAGCCCCCGCGGCAATGCGTCTGCCCGAGGGCGCCGAGCTCTATCTGCCCACCCATCTGCCGCTGAGCGGCTCGGATCGGGGTACCAGCTATCTGCGCCTGATCGGCCGTGTTGCCGATGGCATCACCCAAACCCAGGTCGATGCGGCCATGTCGGCCTTGAATGCGCGCTTGGCCGAAACCCATCCCGACGATCACGCCAAGCTCGGCGCGCGCCTGAAGCCGCTGCGCGACAGCCTGGGCGCGCATCTGCAGGACGCGCTGTGGAGCCTGTTCGTGGCCTCGCTGCTGGTGCTGCTGATCGCCTGCGCCAACCTCGCCAATCTTCTGCTGGCCCGCGCCAGCCAGCGCCGCGCCGAGTACGCGGTGCGCGCCGCCCTGGGCGCCGCCCGCGGCCGCCTGCTGCGTGCGGCCCTGGTCGAAGCGCTGCTCATCGGCGTGCTCGGTGCCATCGGCGGTGCGCTGATCGCCGCCGCCGGCGTGCCCCTGCTGCTCGCCGGTGCACCGGATCTGCTGCCCGCGCAGGCCGAAGTCGCGCTGGATTGGCGCGTGCTGGCCGCCTGTCTCGCGCTCAGTCTCGGCACCCTGCTGCTGTTCGCCCTGCTGCCGGCGCGGCGCGCGGCCAACGTGCCGCCGGCCGGCAGCCTGGGTGAGGCCGGGCGCGGGCCGGCGGCGGGCCGTCACGGCGGTCGCGCGCGGCGCGCGCTGGTGGTGGCGGAAGTCGCACTCGCCCTGACCCTGCTGGCCGGCGCCGGCCTGATGATCGAGAGCCTGCGCCGCCTCGGCGAAGTCAACACCGGCGTGCGGACCGAGGGCGTGCTGACGGCCAGTGTCGTGCTCAACGTGCCGGCGGGCCCCGACGGCGAAGGCTGGGAGGACAGCTACCGTCGCCACACCCTGTCGATCGCGCCGAAGCTGGACGCGGTGCTCGCAGCGGTCGCGGCACTGCCCGGCGTCGAGGCCGTCGGCGTCAGCGACTCGTTGCCGCTTTCGGCGATGGACAACTACAGCTCCGGCGTGCGGGTGATTGGCAGCGAGCCGGTCGAAGGTCAGGAGCCCGGCGCCAACTGGCGCTTCGTCAATCCGGACTACTTCGCCGCGGTGGGCGTGCTGATCGAACAGGGCCGCGCTCTGCAGGACAGCGACGCACGCGCCGGCGAGCTGCCGCAGACCGTGCTGGTCAACGCCAGCTTCGCCCGCCGCTTCATGGGCGAGGGCGATCCGGTGGGTCGGCAGATCGAGTTCCTGGGCGGGCCGAAGACCGTGGTCGGCGTGGTCGCCGACGCCCGCCACTTCGGCGCCGACCGCGAGCCGACCCCGGAGGTCTACATGCACCACCACCAGGCGGTGCAGGAGCAGTTCTTCCTGGCGCTGCGCGTGCGCGGCGAGCCCATGGCCCTGGCCGAGCCGCTGCGCCGTGCGCTGCAGACACTCGACCCGGCGATGCCGGTGTCGTCGATCCGCCCCTTCGAGAGGCTGGCCGCGGAGTTGAACCAGCTGCGCCAGTTCCGTCTGCAGCTGATGGCGATCTTCAGCGCGGTGGCGCTCAGCCTGGCGGCGATCGGACTGTATGGCGTCATCAGCTACGGCGTGCAGCAGCGTCGGCAGGAGCTCGGCATCCGCATGTCGCTGGGTGCCGATGCCCGGCACCTGCTGGGCCTGCTGCTGCGGCAGGGGCTCGGCCTGCTGCTTGCCGGGCTCGCCCTGGGCGCGGTAGGCGCCGTGCTGCTGGGCCGCAGCCTCAGCACCCAGCTGTTCGGCGTCGGCAGCGTCGAGCCCGGCGTGCTGCTGACCGTGGCTGGCGTGCTCGGCGCGGTCGGCCTTGCGGCCTGTCTCATCCCCAGCCTGCGTGCGGTGCGCGCGGACCCCGTGCAAAGCCTGCGCGGCGCATGA
- a CDS encoding ABC transporter permease, with translation MIASLLQDLRYSLRGLLARPLFLTIAVLTLGLGIGANTAIFSVMHGLLLRPLPYTDGERLVEVFNRYPNMNLGYAGTSIPDYLDRREQAPSIEDMALYTSASFGLSASSGTPERLSALKATPSLFSTLGTQAALGQVFTEAHAEIGNERVAVLSWALWRNRFNGDRDVLGREIRLNGENYRVLGVMPEGFGFPSRDVQLWVPFAFTEQQKSDQERGFESSASIARLKPGATIEGLTAELDTIIARNADRLASAGEQGAGFAAFLRAGNMKGGASSLREQQVGEAREVLTILQAAVGMVLLIACANLANLLLIRLHGRRKELTLRSALGAGRSRLALQVLGEALLLAAFGGLAGLAVATVCIELMPALGIQPSSADYEIRLDREVVLFGLGISLLAALLASALPLASLLRMDIGETLKEGGRSGAGGRRAALSRQGLVVLQMALATTLLIGAGLLLRSFQALSEQSPGFESSGLLTARVDLDAPRYAEDAARARFIDEALARLRALPGVQQAAFTSNLPFSNSDSSGSYSIVGRDTADGEPNPHGMQRQVGGDYFEALKIPLLAGRYLNASDSAQSEQVVVIDEILANTHFNGRDAIGQQLSRFGGDAPAATIVGVVGTVRHQQLATATSKETLYWPVSQATPPFGSFVLRSALPAEQLLPQVREALRAVDPEQPVYDIRSLDERIAISLDQQRAPMLLLGAFAAVSMLLAALGIYGVLAYAVSQRTGELGVRMAIGASAQELLRMVMGQGARLVAVGLGLGLLGAGLFGYAARSQLFGVSAGDPLTYVGVCGFLATVALAACYLPARRAARTDPMVALRYE, from the coding sequence ATGATCGCAAGCCTGCTGCAGGACCTGCGCTACAGCCTTCGCGGCCTGCTCGCGCGGCCGCTGTTCCTGACCATTGCCGTGCTCACGCTGGGCCTGGGCATCGGCGCCAACACCGCGATCTTCTCGGTCATGCACGGCCTGCTGCTGAGGCCGCTGCCGTATACGGACGGCGAGCGTCTGGTCGAAGTGTTCAATCGCTATCCGAACATGAATCTTGGCTATGCGGGCACCTCGATTCCGGACTATCTCGACCGCCGCGAACAGGCGCCCTCGATCGAGGACATGGCGCTGTACACCAGCGCCAGCTTCGGCTTGAGCGCGTCGTCCGGAACGCCCGAGCGTCTGAGCGCGCTGAAGGCCACGCCCAGCCTGTTCAGCACGCTTGGCACGCAGGCGGCGCTGGGCCAGGTGTTCACCGAAGCCCATGCGGAGATCGGCAACGAACGGGTGGCGGTGCTGTCGTGGGCCCTCTGGCGCAACCGCTTCAACGGCGATCGCGACGTGCTGGGGCGCGAGATCCGCTTGAACGGCGAAAACTACCGCGTGCTGGGCGTCATGCCCGAAGGCTTTGGCTTTCCCTCGCGGGACGTTCAGCTGTGGGTGCCGTTCGCCTTCACCGAGCAGCAGAAGAGCGATCAGGAGCGCGGCTTCGAGAGCTCCGCGAGCATCGCCCGCCTGAAGCCGGGCGCCACGATCGAGGGGCTTACCGCCGAACTCGACACCATCATCGCCCGCAACGCCGATCGCCTGGCCTCAGCGGGCGAGCAGGGCGCCGGGTTCGCTGCTTTTCTGCGCGCCGGCAACATGAAGGGCGGCGCCTCCAGCCTGCGCGAGCAGCAGGTGGGCGAGGCGCGCGAGGTGCTGACCATCCTGCAGGCCGCGGTGGGCATGGTGCTGCTGATCGCCTGCGCCAACCTCGCCAACCTGCTGCTCATTCGTCTGCACGGCCGCCGCAAGGAGCTGACGCTGCGCAGCGCGCTGGGCGCAGGCCGCTCGCGTCTGGCGCTGCAGGTGCTGGGTGAGGCCCTGCTGCTGGCCGCGTTTGGCGGGCTCGCTGGGCTGGCGGTGGCCACGGTCTGCATCGAGCTGATGCCGGCGCTGGGCATCCAGCCCAGCTCGGCCGACTACGAGATCCGTCTCGACCGCGAGGTGGTGCTGTTTGGCCTCGGCATCAGCCTGCTGGCTGCGCTGCTGGCGAGCGCGCTGCCGCTGGCGAGTCTGCTGCGCATGGACATCGGCGAGACGCTTAAGGAAGGCGGTCGCTCCGGCGCCGGCGGGCGTCGCGCCGCGCTGTCGCGGCAGGGCCTGGTGGTGCTGCAGATGGCGCTGGCGACCACGCTCTTGATTGGCGCCGGCCTGCTGCTGCGGAGCTTCCAGGCTTTGTCCGAACAGAGCCCGGGCTTCGAGTCCAGCGGCCTGCTGACCGCCCGCGTCGACCTCGATGCGCCGCGCTACGCCGAGGACGCCGCGCGCGCACGCTTCATCGACGAAGCGCTGGCCCGGCTGCGCGCGCTGCCGGGCGTGCAGCAGGCGGCCTTTACGTCGAATCTGCCCTTCAGCAACAGCGACTCCTCGGGCTCGTACAGCATCGTCGGCCGCGACACCGCCGATGGCGAGCCCAACCCGCACGGCATGCAGCGCCAGGTGGGCGGCGACTACTTCGAGGCCCTCAAGATTCCGCTGCTGGCCGGGCGCTACCTCAATGCCAGCGACAGCGCGCAGTCCGAGCAGGTGGTGGTGATCGACGAGATCCTCGCCAACACCCATTTCAACGGTCGCGATGCGATCGGCCAGCAGCTGAGCCGCTTCGGCGGTGATGCGCCAGCGGCCACCATCGTCGGCGTGGTCGGCACGGTCCGCCACCAGCAGCTGGCCACCGCCACCAGCAAGGAAACCCTGTACTGGCCGGTGAGCCAGGCCACGCCGCCGTTCGGCAGCTTCGTGCTGCGCTCGGCGCTGCCGGCCGAACAGCTGCTGCCGCAGGTGCGCGAGGCCCTGCGCGCGGTGGACCCCGAGCAGCCGGTCTACGACATCCGAAGCCTGGATGAGCGCATCGCGATCTCGCTGGACCAGCAGCGCGCGCCGATGCTGCTGCTCGGCGCCTTTGCCGCGGTGTCGATGCTGCTGGCCGCGCTCGGCATCTACGGCGTGCTGGCCTACGCGGTCAGCCAGCGCACCGGCGAGCTGGGCGTACGCATGGCGATCGGCGCCAGCGCACAGGAGCTGCTGCGCATGGTGATGGGGCAGGGCGCGCGGCTGGTGGCGGTCGGTCTCGGTCTCGGCCTGCTCGGTGCTGGCCTGTTCGGCTACGCCGCGCGCAGCCAGCTGTTCGGCGTCAGCGCCGGCGACCCGCTGACCTATGTGGGGGTCTGCGGCTTCCTGGCTACGGTCGCGCTGGCCGCCTGCTACCTGCCCGCGCGCCGCGCCGCGCGGACCGATCCGATGGTTGCGCTGAGGTACGAATAG
- a CDS encoding ABC transporter permease, producing MSSLASAWNELRSALRGLTRAPGFSLMAVLMLGLGIGLSVAMYSALHGMLLSRLPLRDGASVVVLQARNQAQGIEAAQFTVEEAEALSAGVAGFEQIAYYWWYSVGVFDGESARDLTTHMVGPGYFAALGVEPVLGRLLSEEDIREDRPVALLSHSEWQRRFGGSTAVLGQRLDVIDEAPLEVIGVLPADISVFSGDAALWRPLSPRFLPQGEPRRTVRAVMLVGRLLGSTSAQQADAALAARMQALVRGEAESGWTASSRSLLDQLVGDVRGALWGAFALALLVLLIGASNLALMLDARRTARLRERAVQLALGASSARLGRAALIELAALSMAAVAMGVLIALAAIALLREVAETSLARSEQIQLDSGALLFAVALGLLLPGVVVVVGAVRGGAVEAAAMRGAGLGLPASAGPQRWLPAVAVALATLSLVSALGLASGLWRLQQIEPGYQTDRVHALQIFRVGQEAFVPFAERMLEALAAIPGVEQAALSSAVPLSNIGSAQLQLRSADQSDAAPLQAGVRHVSPGYRALLGIPLLSGRDFSREDRRGSAPVVLLSAAAARRLFANENAVGRQIELPDGRGGQLRHEVVGVIADIRNEGLRNAPAPEVLVPYAQSPRMGMSFLVRSRSGGPEIDTQVRAALQTLDPRQPVTDQFMLQAQLTDQLRPARVFSATVGVFAALALLLAAAGVYAVSSLQQRRRLPEYGLRLAVGARPSQLASRALREGLRVGLIGVVLGACASAAAFGFAELGALGVEAGLPLGALLIGAVLMVLVALAASAGPALRAARTPPTEVLRHV from the coding sequence ATGTCCAGCCTGGCCAGTGCCTGGAACGAACTGCGCTCGGCGCTGCGTGGTCTCACGCGCGCTCCCGGCTTCAGTCTGATGGCGGTGCTGATGCTCGGCCTGGGCATCGGACTGAGCGTCGCGATGTACAGCGCTCTGCACGGCATGCTGCTGAGCCGCCTGCCGCTGCGGGACGGCGCATCGGTGGTCGTTCTGCAGGCGCGCAATCAGGCGCAGGGCATTGAAGCGGCGCAATTCACCGTAGAGGAGGCCGAGGCGCTCTCGGCGGGCGTGGCGGGCTTTGAGCAGATCGCCTACTACTGGTGGTACAGCGTCGGTGTATTCGACGGCGAGTCGGCGCGTGACCTCACGACCCACATGGTCGGGCCGGGCTACTTCGCTGCACTCGGTGTCGAGCCGGTGCTGGGCCGTCTGCTCAGCGAGGAGGACATCCGCGAGGATCGGCCGGTGGCCCTGCTCTCCCATTCCGAGTGGCAGCGCCGGTTCGGCGGTTCGACCGCGGTGCTGGGTCAGCGCCTCGATGTGATCGACGAGGCGCCGCTGGAAGTCATCGGCGTGTTGCCCGCGGACATCAGCGTGTTCTCTGGCGATGCCGCGCTCTGGCGTCCGTTGTCGCCGCGCTTTCTGCCCCAGGGCGAGCCGCGTCGCACGGTGCGAGCGGTGATGCTGGTGGGGCGCCTGCTGGGTTCGACCTCTGCGCAACAGGCAGACGCCGCGCTGGCGGCGCGGATGCAGGCGCTGGTGCGCGGCGAGGCGGAATCCGGTTGGACGGCGTCGAGCCGCAGTCTGCTGGATCAACTGGTGGGTGATGTGCGCGGCGCTCTGTGGGGCGCGTTCGCGCTGGCCCTGCTGGTGCTGCTGATCGGCGCCAGCAATCTGGCCTTGATGCTCGATGCGCGCCGTACTGCACGCCTGCGCGAGCGCGCTGTACAGCTCGCCTTGGGCGCGAGCTCAGCGCGACTGGGTCGCGCCGCGTTGATCGAGCTCGCCGCCCTTTCGATGGCAGCGGTCGCGATGGGTGTGCTGATCGCACTCGCGGCCATCGCCCTGCTGCGCGAAGTCGCCGAAACCAGCCTGGCGCGCTCTGAACAGATCCAGCTGGATTCCGGTGCCCTGCTGTTTGCGGTCGCCCTGGGCCTGCTGCTGCCGGGTGTGGTGGTGGTGGTGGGGGCAGTACGCGGGGGCGCTGTCGAGGCCGCAGCCATGCGCGGCGCGGGCCTCGGCCTGCCGGCTTCGGCCGGCCCGCAGCGCTGGTTGCCGGCCGTCGCGGTGGCACTGGCCACGCTCAGTCTGGTGAGCGCACTCGGGCTTGCCAGTGGGCTGTGGCGTTTGCAGCAGATTGAACCGGGCTACCAGACCGATCGCGTGCATGCCCTGCAGATCTTCCGCGTCGGCCAGGAGGCCTTCGTGCCCTTCGCCGAGCGCATGCTTGAGGCCTTGGCGGCCATCCCCGGCGTTGAGCAGGCGGCACTGTCCAGTGCGGTTCCCCTGTCCAACATCGGCAGCGCTCAGCTCCAGCTCCGGTCTGCGGACCAGAGCGATGCCGCGCCGCTGCAGGCGGGTGTTCGGCACGTCTCGCCCGGCTATCGAGCCCTGCTCGGGATTCCTCTGCTCAGCGGTCGCGATTTCAGCCGCGAGGATCGACGCGGCTCGGCACCGGTTGTCCTGCTGAGCGCCGCAGCCGCGCGTCGTTTGTTCGCGAATGAGAACGCCGTGGGGCGCCAGATCGAACTGCCCGATGGGCGGGGCGGTCAGCTGCGGCATGAAGTGGTAGGCGTCATCGCCGACATTCGCAACGAAGGCCTGCGCAATGCGCCTGCACCCGAGGTGCTGGTGCCCTACGCGCAATCGCCGCGGATGGGCATGAGCTTTCTCGTGCGCAGCCGCAGCGGTGGGCCCGAGATCGACACACAGGTTCGCGCGGCGCTGCAGACCCTTGATCCGCGTCAGCCGGTGACCGACCAGTTCATGTTGCAGGCGCAGCTGACCGATCAACTGCGGCCGGCGCGTGTGTTCTCGGCCACCGTTGGCGTGTTCGCCGCACTCGCCCTGCTGCTGGCAGCGGCCGGTGTGTATGCCGTGTCCTCGCTGCAGCAGCGGCGTCGCCTGCCTGAGTACGGCCTGCGTCTGGCGGTCGGCGCGCGACCTTCCCAGCTCGCCTCGCGCGCCTTGCGCGAAGGTCTGAGGGTCGGCCTGATCGGCGTCGTGCTGGGTGCCTGCGCCAGCGCAGCTGCGTTCGGCTTTGCCGAGCTCGGCGCCTTGGGGGTTGAGGCGGGTCTCCCCCTGGGCGCCCTGCTGATCGGTGCGGTCCTGATGGTGCTTGTGGCCCTGGCTGCCAGCGCAGGCCCGGCGCTGCGGGCAGCGCGCACGCCGCCCACCGAGGTGCTACGACATGTTTAG